agatttttctaaaatcataaattccTTTTCCAATTATAACataataacattttaatagaatttagaaaataattcattctaaGTAAAACCTATGTGTCAATCCTCAAAAGACCCAACTTGAAGAGTGAGACAAatgtattataataataatatatttaaattaaatataataacatAATATCATGAACAACTTCattgataaagaaataaaaggatATAAGTTTATTAAGCTTATTGGAAGAGGAGCCTTTGGAAatgtaaaatgaaaaaataaagtagGTTTACTAAGGTAAAAAAATGAGCACTAAACAAATTGTGGCTATTAAGGTGATAGAAATCGAAAGGTTTGGAGAAAATGATGGAATTTTAGGTGAACTCGTTGAATCAGAATAAAAAGCTTTGCAAAAGGTTAAGAGCAAATATGTAGTTGGATTTGTGGATACCTTTCAggataatatatataattacttaGTAATGGAATATTGtgattgtaatttaatatctatattGTAATAGCAGGAGATTTAGAGCAATAGATAAAAAATCCAAATACTCATTTCACAGAGCAAGATGCCATTGGGATACTTAGATAAATACTATAAGGATTAAGAGATATTCATtctgtttttattattcatagagatttaaaattagcaAATATTCTAATCCATAATCATTCGATCTATAAAATTGCAGATTTGGGCTTTTGCAAGATATTGCAACATGAAGTAATGCcctattatatatatttagaacGATTAATCTCGTTTATAGCTTGGATCCCTTTATACAATGGCTCCAGAAATccttaattcaaattcttatgGTTTATCATCAGATATGTTTTCGGTTGGAGtcatcttttattaaatattatttggaaGATTTCCATTCACTTAAAAAGACTATAAATTAACGAGTTAGCgtatttaaatgttttaaacttagctttaattaattttacaaggaataaaattgatgtaTCTGACGAATCAAAAGATCTTCTTGAGAAAATGCTTTAATTTGATCCAAAAAAGAGAATTACTTTCTAATAAATCACTCAACATAAAGTATttgagaaataaatatttagtaaattgaaagcttaattatttttaggttAAATAagtagaatttaaattgaaagtGCTAGAGTTATTATGGAAGAGCAtgcataattttattaaaaagaaggagctaaaattgaaagagaaaattagaaagatATCGAAATAACCTAATAGCGTTTAATGTCTATGGGGAAACCACATTTAGAGTAAcagcaatttaattatgaataatctcaaaatatttctaactttaaaattgaagagaAAGTGTCAGAAAACAGTATTGCagatattgatataaaagaaaaaacaaGGAAAACAGATGAaatgaatctaaaaattaatcattttaacaAACAAATGAATGatctttatttcttttcaaatactattttggaaatcttttaaattcaaatgagAGCTCATTATGCTGCTGTACTTTTATGCtattaagttaaaaaaatgatttattcaatcaaGGAATAATTAGAAGTATAAATTTAGGTTAATATGAACGACTCTGATTTATCACTTGATTTAACTCATTTATAGAAACTTTTAGAATTaacagaataataataaataattattgatctttAGTTTGATGATATTGCagaataatagataaaatcTGGTGATACAAGAGTTCAATAGATGATATAAAATCAGCTAAAATAGGATACTTTTAATGACAATCTCTATTCAGAAATTAATGCCTTAATAAAAaagcaaaataattaaattacttacaTTTTATTTCACATGATTTAGTGTTGTTAATATTGTTTTGCTCtaaacaaataattgaatccaattgaattagataatagtatctttgatttaaaaaagtcGAGCTAAATATATCCTGATTAACAAAACATTAAAGCCTAATTTGAAATGTTACAGAACAGCCAATAGTAGTACTGaagaatatcattttaaataaataatacacattagattatattaattaattcttctttttatttatttaaataccaaattttttattaaaaattgctCTACCTGAatcattttgtaaatttaattattgtatttctttattaatttaatagcaGATGCTTTTAAATAGGATATGCAAAGTTGCCATTCGCTTAATGTTTGATTTTTTTCTATGAAATCTTATCTTTCTGTTTCATTACAGATAATCATCTCAATAATATCTAGTTAAACACTCATCAAGCTATAGAATAACCACTGTTTTTTTAAAAGTGTAAATAGAGGCTAAGCAATCGATAGATGATTTTTTACTTGATTTGGTTGgagataaatataaataaattctttaagcAGAAGCAGATATGatttaaaagtataaataaaatatgagtCTATTAgcaatgatttataaaataaaattaaattagtatttgattttattgaaagtAAATTAAGCAATAGAAATGAAGATGATCCTTTT
This window of the Paramecium tetraurelia macronuclear, complete genome genome carries:
- a CDS encoding Protein kinase, whose protein sequence is MNNFIDKEIKGYKFIKLIGRGAFGNVYQGKKMSTKQIVAIKVIEIERFGENDGILGELVESEQKALQKVKSKYVVGFVDTFQDNIYNYLVMEYCDSGDLEQQIKNPNTHFTEQDAIGILRQILQGLRDIHSVFIIHRDLKLANILIHNHSIYKIADLGFCKILQHENDQSRLQLGSLYTMAPEILNSNSYGLSSDMFSVGVIFYQILFGRFPFTQKDYKLTSQPLINFTRNKIDVSDESKDLLEKMLQFDPKKRITFQQITQHKVFEKQIFSQISRIQIESARVIMEEHAQFYQKEGAKIERENQKDIEITQQRLMSMGKPHLEQQQFNYEQSQNISNFKIEEKVSENSIADIDIKEKTRKTDEMNLKINHFNKQMNDLYFFSNTILEIFQIQMRAHYAAVLLCYQVKKMIYSIKEQLEVQIQVNMNDSDLSLDLTHLQKLLELTEQQQIIIDLQFDDIAEQQIKSGDTRVQQMIQNQLKQDTFNDNLYSEINALIKKQNNQITYILFHMIQCCQYCFALNKQLNPIELDNSIFDLKKSSQIYPDQQNIKAQFEMLQNSQQQY